From a region of the Solanum stenotomum isolate F172 chromosome 2, ASM1918654v1, whole genome shotgun sequence genome:
- the LOC125856604 gene encoding D-galacturonate reductase-like, with translation MPAIGMGTVLSSRPGADPSETMKSALLEAIKAGYRHFDTAFIYQSEKPLGEAIVEAIHLGFIKSRDELFITTKLWCTFAQRDQIVGACKLSLRELQLDYVDMYLIHHPLRVSETIQKFPVPKEIIHALDIKGVWEGMEKCKNLGLTKGIGISNFSCKKLEELLSIAKIPPAINQVEMNPIWQQKELREFCKAKGICITAYSPLGAHNTIWGHNRVMECDVLTQIAKSKGKTTAQVALGWIYEQGVSLVVKSLNKERMKENLQIFDWSLTQQDLEKISELPQHKGFNLASRFGPHDFLLQLDAEI, from the exons ATGCCGGCAATTGGCATGGGAACTGTTCTTTCATCTCGGCCGGGGGCGGACCCATCGGAGACGATGAAATCCGCCCTATTAGAGGCCATTAAAGCTG GTTATCGTCATTTCGACACGGCGTTTATTTATCAATCGGAAAAGCCTCTAGGAGAAGCCATTGTTGAGGCTATTCATCTTGGCTTTATTAAGTCAAGGGATGAACTTTTTATTACTACTAAGTTATGGTGCACTTTTGCTCAACGTGACCAAATTGTTGGTGCTTGTAAACTCAGTCTTAG GGAATTGCAATTGGACTATgtggatatgtatttaattCACCACCCTTTGAGAGTAAGtgaaacaatacaaaaatttcCAGTTCCGAAAGAAATAATTCATGCATTGGATATTAAGGGTGTGTGGGAAGGCATGGAAAAATGCAAAAATCTTGGACTTACTAAGGGAATTGGTATTAGTAATTTCTCTTGCAAAAAACTTGAGGAACTTCTTTCCATCGCTAAAATTCCTCCAGCCATCAATCAA GTGGAGATGAATCCAATTTGGCAACAAAAGGAACTAAGGGAATTTTGTAAGGCAAAGGGAATTTGCATAACTGCTTATTCTCCCTTGGGTGCACATAATACAATTTGGGGTCACAATAGAGTTATGGAATGTGATGTATTAACTCAAATTGCTAAATCCAAAGGGAAAACCACTGCTCAG GTAGCATTGGGGTGGATTTATGAGCAAGGGGTGAGTCTTGTTGTAAAAAGTCTCAACaaggaaagaatgaaagaaaatctTCAAATATTTGATTGGTCACTCACTCAACAAGACTTGGAAAAAATAAGTGAACTTCCACAACACAAAGGTTTCAATTTGGCTTCTCGTTTTGGACCTCATGATTTTCTGTTGCAATTAGATGCAGAGAtctaa